From the Orenia metallireducens genome, one window contains:
- the lonB gene encoding ATP-dependent protease LonB, whose protein sequence is MNLAINVFSMIQLFFAIVIGIYFWNMLKKQRNSKVAINRESKKEMEKLYKMRRRSLTEPLSEKIRPSDFSEVVGQEDGLEALRAALCGPNPQHVIIYGPPGVGKTAAARLILEEAKKNQDSPFDDESKFVEMDATTARFDERGIADPLIGSVHDPIYQGAGAMGTAGIPQPKPGAVTKAHGGILFIDEIGELHHIQMNKLLKVLEDRKVFLESSYYHEDDKNIPRHIHEIFQNGLPADFRLIGATTRGPENIPPAIRSRCLEVYFNPLEPNHVERIVNTAIAKINFQVEDGVIDVIRKYAANGRQAINMVQTAAGIARTAKRFVIKVGDIERVIMNGRYNPRPMDKIPNNPQVGVVNGLAVIGANMGTVNQLEVSVKEVGEGKGRLNITGIAEEEEQGNQYRKIRRKSMVKGSAENVITVLNKIMDIDLRDYFIHIDFTSDAVVDGPSAGITMAVALYSALTGYPIDNKVAMTGKISINGMVRPIGGVVAKVRAAIRAGVKKVLIPSDNWQQIFNEEEFAEIDIIKIETFDEALRESILIEDVEEEKIEVDLESDFISAPLI, encoded by the coding sequence ATGAATCTTGCAATTAATGTTTTCAGTATGATTCAATTATTTTTTGCTATTGTGATTGGAATTTATTTTTGGAATATGCTCAAAAAACAGAGAAATAGTAAGGTAGCAATAAATAGAGAATCAAAAAAAGAGATGGAAAAGTTATATAAGATGAGAAGGAGATCTTTGACTGAGCCTTTGTCAGAAAAGATTAGACCTAGCGATTTTTCTGAAGTGGTTGGACAGGAAGATGGATTAGAAGCTTTAAGAGCAGCTTTATGTGGTCCTAATCCCCAGCATGTAATTATTTATGGACCTCCTGGAGTTGGCAAGACAGCAGCGGCTCGTTTAATATTGGAAGAAGCTAAGAAAAATCAAGATTCTCCTTTTGATGATGAGTCTAAATTTGTAGAGATGGATGCAACAACAGCACGATTTGATGAACGTGGAATTGCTGACCCCTTGATTGGTTCAGTGCATGATCCTATTTATCAAGGCGCAGGGGCTATGGGTACAGCAGGAATTCCGCAGCCTAAACCTGGTGCTGTAACAAAAGCCCATGGAGGAATTTTATTTATAGACGAAATTGGAGAGTTGCATCATATCCAGATGAATAAGTTATTGAAGGTTTTAGAGGATAGAAAGGTCTTTTTAGAGAGTTCTTATTATCATGAAGATGATAAGAATATTCCTCGACATATCCATGAAATCTTTCAAAATGGATTACCTGCTGATTTTAGATTGATAGGCGCCACCACTAGAGGTCCAGAAAATATTCCGCCTGCTATTCGTTCTCGTTGTTTAGAGGTCTATTTTAATCCTTTAGAACCGAACCATGTTGAAAGGATTGTAAATACTGCAATAGCCAAAATAAATTTTCAGGTTGAGGATGGAGTTATTGATGTTATCAGAAAGTATGCTGCTAATGGAAGGCAAGCTATTAATATGGTTCAGACTGCAGCTGGTATTGCTCGAACAGCTAAGCGTTTTGTCATTAAAGTTGGAGATATAGAAAGAGTAATAATGAATGGTCGTTATAACCCCAGACCTATGGATAAAATCCCTAATAACCCACAGGTGGGTGTTGTTAATGGATTAGCTGTTATTGGTGCTAATATGGGGACTGTAAATCAATTAGAGGTTTCAGTTAAAGAAGTAGGTGAAGGTAAGGGCAGATTAAATATTACTGGTATAGCTGAAGAAGAAGAACAGGGGAATCAATATAGAAAAATCAGAAGAAAGAGTATGGTCAAGGGTTCAGCAGAGAATGTTATTACCGTTTTGAATAAGATTATGGACATTGATTTACGAGATTATTTTATACATATTGATTTTACCAGTGATGCCGTTGTTGATGGTCCTTCTGCTGGTATAACAATGGCAGTAGCTCTTTATTCAGCTTTAACAGGATATCCTATAGACAATAAGGTTGCTATGACTGGGAAGATATCAATTAATGGTATGGTCCGTCCTATTGGAGGCGTTGTTGCCAAAGTAAGAGCAGCTATTAGAGCAGGAGTCAAAAAAGTCTTAATTCCATCAGATAATTGGCAACAAATATTTAACGAGGAAGAGTTTGCAGAGATAGATATAATTAAAATAGAAACTTTTGATGAAGCTTTACGAGAGTCAATATTAATAGAGGATGTAGAAGAAGAGAAGATTGAAGTAGATTTGGAGTCTGATTTTATTTCTGCCCCTTTAATCTAA